A DNA window from Hordeum vulgare subsp. vulgare chromosome 1H, MorexV3_pseudomolecules_assembly, whole genome shotgun sequence contains the following coding sequences:
- the LOC123425177 gene encoding uncharacterized protein LOC123425177 isoform X5, protein MPAEVRHSPVAISGAVEPALVLVAINPIVFSFLAEEITSVSGFVDSRSLTLINAYEVMNRPIDLLLTLLDHECLGRKIFHPELP, encoded by the exons ATGCCTGCTGAAGTGCGCCACTCGCCGGTGGCGATAAGTGGAGCTGTGGAG CCTGCGTTGGTGTTGGTGGCCATCAATCCCATTGTGTTCTCATTCTTAGCAGAAGAAATTACATCTGTTTCTG GTTTTGTGGACTCGAGGTCATTGACCCTCATCAACGCATATGAAGTTATGAACCGACCTATCGACCTGTTGCTAACTCTACTTGATCAT GAGTGCTTGGGAAGAAAAATCTTCCATCCTGAGCTACCGTAA